In one window of Maribacter sp. BPC-D8 DNA:
- the mfd gene encoding transcription-repair coupling factor — translation MSHSSIQQRYNQSPQIGKLQNTIADSEKSGSQNIQLKGLVGSSLSFVLTSIFNAEDRPFLAIFNDKEEAAYYLNDLERLIGEDKVLFYPGSYRRPYQIEETDNANVLLRAEVLNRINSRKKPAVIVTYPDALFEKVVTRKELDKNTLKMKLGDTLSLDFLNEILFEYKFKRVDFITEPGEFSVRGGIVDVYSFSHDEPYRIEFFGDEIDSIRTFDVETQLSKEKVKSITIVPNMADKFLIDKRQSFLTYVASNTLVFAKNTDYLYDRLNDFFEKAKEAFTKLSKDIKHAEPEELFMGGAEFREQLSGFTLLTQDAKRDAIDFVEFHSKPQPSFNKKFDLLIENLNSYKDKGYTNYIFCASEQQAKRFHDIFEEVNEHVHYQIIVSPLFQGFIDDDQKVVCYTDHQIFERYHKFHLKNGYAKKQAITLKEINKLEIGDYVTHIDHGIGKFGGLQKIDVEGKKQEAIKLMYGERDILYVSIHSLHKISKFNGKDGAPPKIYKLGSGAWKKIKDKTKSRVKKIAFNLIKIYAKRRLEKGFQYNPDSYLQNELEASFIYEDTPDQSTATEDVKRDMESERPMDRLICGDVGFGKTEIAIRAAFKAVDNGKQVAVLVPTTILAFQHHRTFTERLKDMPVTVDYLNRFRTAKEKKETIQRLGEGKVDIIIGTHQLVNKNVQFKDLGLLIVDEEQKFGVAVKDKLKSIKENVDVLTLTATPIPRTLQFSLMAARDLSTITTAPPNRYPIESQVVRFNEEIIRDAVSYEIERGGQVFFIHNRIENIKEVAGMIQRLVPDAKVAVGHGQMEGKKLEALMLGFMNSEFDVLVSTTIVESGLDVTNANTIFINNANNFGLSDLHQMRGRVGRGNKKAFCYFITPPYESMTNDARKRIEALAQFTELGSGFNIAMKDLEIRGAGDLLGGEQSGFINEIGFETYQKILAEAIDELKENEFKDLYEEVEGKHEKIFVKETQIDSDFELLFPDDYINNITERLTLYTELNQVKDEAALQKFEVQLVDRFGELPEEAQDLLNSVRIKWIANSIGLEKIVMKQGKMIGYFLSDQQSEFYQTSTFTRVLQYVQSHAQQCKIKEKKTRNGLRLLLVFENIRSTDRAYLALKPFEIKEKTTA, via the coding sequence TTGAGTCATTCTTCTATCCAACAACGGTATAATCAGTCTCCCCAGATAGGGAAACTGCAAAATACTATTGCCGATTCTGAAAAATCAGGATCCCAAAACATTCAATTAAAAGGTCTTGTAGGCTCATCACTTTCATTTGTGCTTACCAGTATATTCAATGCAGAAGACCGACCATTCTTGGCGATTTTTAATGACAAGGAAGAAGCTGCCTATTATTTAAATGACCTAGAACGCCTTATTGGCGAAGACAAGGTACTTTTCTACCCAGGTAGTTACAGAAGACCCTATCAAATAGAAGAAACAGATAATGCCAATGTACTTTTACGTGCCGAGGTTTTAAACAGAATCAACTCTAGAAAAAAACCAGCGGTAATAGTCACCTACCCCGACGCACTTTTCGAAAAAGTAGTCACCAGAAAAGAGTTAGACAAGAATACCCTAAAAATGAAATTAGGGGACACACTTTCTTTAGATTTTTTAAATGAAATTTTATTCGAATACAAATTCAAACGAGTAGATTTCATAACAGAACCTGGGGAGTTTTCGGTTCGTGGTGGTATCGTAGATGTGTATTCTTTCTCGCACGATGAGCCTTATAGAATAGAGTTTTTTGGCGATGAAATAGACAGTATTAGAACCTTTGATGTAGAAACACAACTTTCGAAAGAAAAGGTAAAATCAATTACCATTGTGCCAAATATGGCTGACAAGTTTTTGATTGACAAGAGACAGAGTTTTTTGACCTACGTTGCATCAAATACACTGGTCTTTGCCAAAAACACAGATTATTTATACGACAGATTAAATGATTTCTTTGAAAAGGCAAAAGAAGCATTTACCAAATTATCAAAAGACATTAAGCATGCCGAGCCCGAAGAGTTATTTATGGGCGGTGCTGAATTTAGAGAACAACTTTCTGGCTTTACACTTTTAACGCAAGATGCTAAGCGAGATGCTATTGACTTTGTCGAATTTCACTCTAAACCACAACCTTCTTTTAATAAGAAGTTCGATTTATTAATTGAGAATTTAAATAGTTATAAAGACAAAGGCTACACCAATTATATCTTTTGTGCCAGTGAGCAGCAAGCCAAACGTTTTCATGACATTTTCGAAGAGGTCAACGAACATGTACATTATCAAATTATTGTTTCTCCGCTATTTCAGGGCTTTATAGATGATGATCAAAAAGTCGTTTGCTATACCGATCATCAGATTTTTGAACGTTACCACAAATTCCATTTAAAGAACGGTTATGCCAAAAAGCAAGCCATTACACTGAAGGAAATTAACAAACTAGAGATTGGTGACTACGTAACCCATATTGATCATGGTATTGGTAAGTTCGGCGGATTACAGAAAATAGATGTTGAAGGCAAAAAGCAAGAAGCTATTAAGTTAATGTATGGTGAGCGTGATATTTTATACGTTAGCATACATTCATTACATAAGATTTCAAAGTTCAATGGTAAAGATGGTGCACCGCCAAAAATTTACAAACTAGGTTCTGGAGCTTGGAAAAAGATTAAGGACAAGACCAAATCGCGTGTAAAGAAAATTGCGTTTAACCTTATCAAAATTTATGCAAAGCGTAGACTAGAAAAGGGATTTCAATATAACCCAGATAGTTATTTGCAGAATGAACTAGAGGCTTCGTTTATATACGAAGATACGCCCGACCAAAGTACCGCTACCGAAGATGTAAAAAGAGACATGGAAAGCGAGCGACCTATGGATCGTTTAATTTGTGGTGATGTAGGATTCGGAAAAACAGAAATCGCAATTCGTGCAGCATTCAAAGCAGTTGATAATGGCAAACAAGTAGCAGTTTTAGTACCTACAACCATATTGGCATTTCAACACCATCGTACTTTTACAGAACGCTTAAAAGATATGCCGGTAACGGTAGATTATCTGAATAGATTTAGAACAGCAAAAGAGAAGAAAGAAACTATTCAACGATTGGGCGAAGGTAAGGTCGACATCATTATTGGTACACATCAGCTTGTAAATAAGAATGTTCAGTTTAAAGACCTTGGCTTATTAATTGTTGATGAAGAACAAAAATTTGGGGTAGCTGTAAAAGACAAATTAAAGTCGATTAAAGAAAATGTCGATGTTCTTACATTAACAGCAACACCGATACCGAGAACGCTTCAATTTAGTTTGATGGCTGCTCGAGATTTATCAACTATCACTACTGCACCGCCAAATAGATACCCTATTGAAAGTCAAGTCGTACGTTTTAATGAAGAAATTATAAGAGACGCCGTTAGTTATGAAATTGAACGTGGCGGACAGGTATTCTTCATTCATAATAGAATTGAAAATATTAAGGAAGTTGCCGGCATGATCCAAAGGTTGGTGCCCGATGCAAAAGTAGCAGTTGGTCACGGTCAAATGGAAGGTAAAAAACTAGAAGCTTTAATGCTTGGTTTCATGAATAGCGAATTCGATGTTTTGGTATCGACCACTATTGTAGAAAGCGGATTAGATGTTACCAATGCCAATACTATTTTTATAAACAACGCCAACAATTTTGGCTTGAGCGATTTGCACCAAATGCGTGGTCGCGTTGGTCGTGGAAATAAAAAGGCATTCTGTTATTTTATTACTCCGCCTTACGAATCAATGACCAATGATGCCCGTAAACGAATTGAAGCTTTGGCTCAGTTTACAGAACTAGGCAGCGGCTTTAATATTGCCATGAAAGATTTAGAGATTCGTGGTGCAGGAGATTTATTAGGTGGCGAACAAAGCGGATTCATCAATGAAATAGGTTTTGAAACATATCAAAAAATATTAGCTGAAGCCATCGACGAATTAAAAGAGAATGAATTTAAAGACCTTTACGAAGAGGTAGAAGGTAAGCATGAGAAGATTTTTGTTAAAGAAACACAGATAGATTCTGACTTCGAATTGCTCTTTCCTGATGATTACATCAATAATATAACAGAAAGACTAACGTTATATACAGAGCTGAACCAGGTAAAAGACGAAGCAGCGCTTCAAAAGTTTGAAGTACAATTAGTTGATCGCTTTGGCGAATTACCAGAAGAAGCTCAAGATCTATTAAATTCTGTTCGAATAAAATGGATAGCAAATAGCATTGGTCTTGAGAAAATAGTGATGAAACAAGGTAAAATGATCGGGTACTTTTTAAGCGACCAACAATCAGAATTTTATCAGACTTCAACATTTACTAGGGTTTTACAATATGTACAGTCGCATGCACAGCAATGTAAAATCAAAGAAAAAAAGACCCGAAACGGATTACGCTTATTATTGGTTTTTGAAAATATAAGATCTACTGATAGAGCATATTTGGCATTAAAGCCTTTTGAAATTAAAGAAAAAACAACCGCATAA
- a CDS encoding TerB family tellurite resistance protein — MEFEIPEKLAMVHLIDSVIVADGEVHKGEINALTKLMTIIDFDSNFLIQARSIDLEQSVNILKDMPEEKKSKLAEILKDVAISDGYIHEKESDVIRHVFSEIGLSKKA, encoded by the coding sequence ATGGAATTTGAAATACCAGAAAAATTAGCGATGGTTCATTTAATCGATTCGGTTATTGTAGCCGATGGCGAAGTGCATAAGGGCGAAATTAATGCACTAACAAAATTGATGACGATCATTGATTTTGATAGTAATTTCTTGATTCAGGCACGAAGTATCGATTTAGAGCAAAGTGTAAACATCTTAAAAGATATGCCTGAGGAGAAAAAAAGCAAACTCGCCGAAATATTAAAAGACGTAGCCATATCTGACGGTTACATTCATGAAAAAGAAAGTGATGTAATACGACATGTATTCTCTGAAATAGGGCTCTCTAAAAAAGCTTAA
- a CDS encoding dihydrolipoyl dehydrogenase family protein: MEDNEFDVFVIGSGIAGQTVAKACTEKGLKVAITDNREFGGTCANRGCDPKKILLGAIEAYELSNNLKGKGISKTAKIDWKQLQKFKRNFTANIPASTEHNLAELGITLFHQSPAFLDENTLLVEGKKVVAKKVVIATGLVPRTLTMPGAKHFKESDDFLNLKKLPKKIVFVGGGYIGMEFAHMSARAGAEVTVIDTGNRPLHAFDADLVNELRKHSESLGINFIFEATPKALKKKRKKLTLSYELEGKEQTIDAEAVFNTAGRVPALAGLDLEKGNVHFGDKGVETNAYLQSTSNPNVYACGDVSDKNLPLTPLSGRQGYVVAENIINGNDKVLEAPVIPSVVFTSPNLATVGYSEEEARSRYKNIRVNFEVATDWFNAKRINAPLYVYKVIMNDRTGEIVGAHLLGPDAGETINIFMLAINNKMTDKNIKSTIFSYPSWGNDIKSMV; encoded by the coding sequence ATGGAAGATAATGAGTTTGATGTTTTTGTAATAGGAAGCGGTATTGCCGGACAAACGGTCGCGAAAGCCTGTACTGAAAAGGGATTAAAAGTTGCCATTACCGATAATCGTGAATTTGGTGGTACTTGTGCAAATAGAGGTTGTGATCCTAAGAAAATACTACTTGGTGCAATAGAAGCATATGAGTTAAGTAATAACTTGAAGGGAAAAGGTATTAGCAAGACTGCGAAAATTGATTGGAAGCAATTGCAAAAGTTCAAACGAAATTTCACCGCTAATATACCTGCATCTACAGAACATAATTTGGCGGAACTGGGAATTACGTTATTTCATCAATCTCCCGCGTTTTTAGACGAGAATACTTTGTTGGTGGAAGGAAAGAAAGTTGTTGCCAAGAAAGTTGTAATTGCCACAGGTTTAGTGCCACGAACTTTAACGATGCCTGGAGCAAAACATTTTAAAGAAAGTGATGATTTTTTAAATTTAAAAAAGCTACCAAAGAAAATTGTTTTTGTTGGAGGAGGATATATCGGGATGGAGTTTGCTCATATGTCAGCAAGAGCTGGTGCCGAGGTCACCGTAATCGATACAGGAAATAGACCTTTGCATGCTTTCGATGCAGATTTGGTAAATGAACTTAGAAAGCACTCTGAATCTTTAGGAATAAATTTCATTTTTGAGGCTACACCAAAGGCATTGAAAAAGAAACGAAAAAAACTCACACTAAGTTATGAGTTAGAGGGTAAGGAACAAACTATTGACGCCGAAGCTGTTTTTAATACCGCTGGTCGTGTACCCGCATTAGCAGGTTTAGATTTAGAAAAAGGGAATGTTCATTTTGGAGATAAAGGTGTAGAGACCAATGCTTATTTACAAAGTACTAGCAACCCAAATGTTTATGCTTGTGGCGATGTGTCTGATAAGAACTTACCACTGACTCCGCTTTCGGGTAGACAAGGTTATGTGGTTGCAGAAAATATTATAAATGGAAATGATAAAGTGTTAGAGGCTCCTGTAATTCCATCTGTGGTATTTACTTCTCCGAACTTGGCTACGGTTGGGTATTCTGAGGAAGAAGCGCGTAGCCGTTATAAAAATATAAGAGTAAATTTTGAGGTCGCAACCGACTGGTTTAATGCAAAGCGAATAAATGCACCATTGTATGTGTACAAAGTGATTATGAACGATAGAACCGGAGAAATTGTTGGTGCGCATCTACTAGGGCCTGATGCCGGTGAAACTATTAATATATTTATGTTGGCGATCAATAATAAAATGACAGATAAGAATATAAAATCTACTATATTCTCTTATCCGTCTTGGGGTAATGATATAAAAAGTATGGTCTAA